In a genomic window of Ranitomeya imitator isolate aRanImi1 chromosome 5, aRanImi1.pri, whole genome shotgun sequence:
- the NDUFAF5 gene encoding arginine-hydroxylase NDUFAF5, mitochondrial isoform X2, translating to MFGGETLYELRCSLQLAEIEREGGFSPHVSPFTAVNDLGNLMGRAGFNMLTVDTDEIQVHYPGMFELMKDLQGMGESNCAWNRRCLLHRDSMLAAAAIYQEMYGEEDGSVPATFQIYCMIGWKPHESQAKPAKRGSATMSFGELGKVNEIVSKSKKDDT from the exons ATGTTTGGTGGAGAAACGCTGTATGAGCTCCGTTGTTCGTTGCAGCTGGCCGAGATTGAAAGAGAAGGGGGATTCTCTCCGCACGTGTCACCATTCACAGCCGTGAATGACCTGGGCAATCTGATGGGGAGAGCTGGCTTTAACATGCTAACTGTT GATACAGATGAAATCCAGGTTCACTATCCTGGGATGTTTGAACTGATGAAAGATTTACAAG GTATGGGCGAGAGCAACTGTGCTTGGAACAGGAGATGCCTTCTGCACAGAGATTCAATGCTCGCAGCTGCGGCCATATATCAAG agatgtatggagaggaggatGGCTCTGTACCTGCCACATTTCAGATCTACTGTATGATCGGGTGGAAGCCTCATGAATCGCAG GCAAAGCCGGCCAAGAGAGGCTCCGCGACAATGTCATTTGGAGAACTCGGAAAAGTAAATGAAATTGTGTCGAAATCTAAAAAAGATGACACCTAA